From Abyssibius alkaniclasticus:
TTGATGAAGAACTGCTGCGCCTGGGCAAGATCGCGCTGAAAACCGCCCGCGGGATGACCCCGGATGGCGCGGTGTTCCGCGTGCCCTCGGCCGATGACCACCCCCCGGCGATGGATGTGCCCGAAACCATCAAGAACACCGTGGTTTACCTGACCGTGCCCACCCGCCGCCACGGCGCAACCGAGGTGGACCTGACAGGGGCCGAAAAATCTGCCGCGCGTTTCCGCCCGGCCGAAGTGGAGGTGACCAATGCGGTTGGCACCGAAAAAACCCCGGCAACCCTGGCGGTGGCCAAGCTGCGGCTGGGGTTCGCGCTGGATGTCGATGATACATCCGATATGCTGGTCATCCCGATTTGCCGCATCATCGAAGTGCGCTCTGACAATGCCGTGGTGCTTGACAAAGGGTTCATACCAAGCTGCCTTGATGTGCGCGCCTCGCCCACCCTGGCCGATTTCCTGCAAGAGGTGGAAGGCCTGCTGACCCATCGTTGCGATGCGCTGGCCGGGCGTCTGGCTGAAAGCGGGCCGGCCAAGGGGGCCGCCGAAATTCAGGATTTTTTGCTGCTGCAATGCGTGAACCGCTACCTGCCGATGGTGCGCCACCTGACGCATATCGAAAACACCCATCCCAGCGCGATGTATGAAATGCTCATCGGTCTTGCGGGCGAACTTTCAACATTCATGGACAGCGCCAAACGCCTGCCCGATATGAAACCCTATAAGCATGACGACCTGACCGCGACCTTCCGCGACCTGATGCGCGCGCTTCGCCAGTATCTCAGCGCCGTTCTGGAGCAAAACGCCGTCAAAATCGCGCTTGAAGCCCGCAAATACGGCATTTCGGTGGCGATGGTTGCCGATAAACGCCTGATAGGCGGTGCAAAATTCGTGCTGGCCGCCAAGGCCGAGGTGACACCCGAAAGCCTGCGCCGCCATTTCCCGACACAGGTGAAAATCGGGCCGGTGGAAAGCATTCGCCAATTGGTGAACTCGGCCCTGCCGGGCGTGGAAATGCGCCCGCTGCCCGTGGCCCCGCGCCAGGTGCCGTTCAATTCCGGCACCACCTATTTCGAGCTTGATCGTGATGGCCCGCTGTGGAAACAGCTGACAACATCGGGCGGGATTGCCGTGCATGTCGCGGGCGATTTTCCGGGGCTGGAAATGGAACTTTGGGCCATCCGCAATGCGTAATGGGAGCTGATAGATGAGTGGTGACGACCCCTTTGCAGAACCCGGCGACACCGAGAAAACGGTTGTCAATCTGCGCCCCGGTGGCCGTGCCCCGGCGCGGCCTGGTGCGCCAGCAGCCCCGGCGCCGCCGCCACCGCGTGCGCCGCAAGCCCCCTATGATCCTTATGCGCAAGCCCCGACGCCGCCACCGCCCGCAGCCCCGACGGCGCCACCCGCCCAGCCTTCCGGCGCGCCTGCCGCCGCGCGTTCGGGTGTGGATGAGGCCGAGTTTTCAACGACCGGGCTGAACCCGCTCAACGCCGCCGCCGCGCCGATTTTTGCGCTGATCGGCCGTATTCGCAACCGTGCCCAGCACACCAACCCCGATGCTTTGCGCGGGGCCGTGGTGCGCGAGGTGCAGCAGTTCGAGAACCGCGCCTTGCAGGCAGGCGTTCATGCACGCAACGTGAATATTGCCCGCTACGCGCTTTGCGCCACGATCGATGATGTGGTGCTGAACACCCCCTGGGGGGGGCGCTCCATCTGGACCCAGCAATCGATGGTGGGCACCTTCCACAAGGAAACGCATGGCGGTGATCGGTTCTATGATGTGCTGGCAAAGCTGGAACAGGATCCGGCCAACAACCTGGAACTGCTCGAATTCATCTATGTCTGCCTGTCGCTCGGCTTTGAGGGGCGCTTGCGCGTTGAACACCAGGGCACCGACAAGCATTTGCGCATTCGTGAGGGGCTGGCGCGGCTGATCCGCGCCAATCGCGGCCAGGCGGAACGTGCGCTTTCCCCCATGTGGAAGGGTTTGAAACTTGGCCACAAGGTGCTGCGCGCCTGGCTTTCTGTTTGGGTGATTGCCGGAGTTCTGGCCGTTGTGCTGAGCCTTGCCTTTACCGGGCTTACCTTTGCGCTTTCGGGTGATACCGAACGCGTGCAGGGCCAGCTGGCCACGCTTGGCTCTTCCCAGGAGGTTGAGTTGCTGCGCCGCGCCCCGCCCCCGCCGCCCCCGCCGCCGCCGCCCGCAACGGTGGATCAGGTTGGCCGTGTGTCGGAGTTCCTTGAGGCGGAAATTGCCGAAGGTATTGTCGAGGTGTTCCAGACCGGCAATACGCTGACCATCCGCATCGCATCCGAGGGCGCAGGGCTGGCCATGTTCGGCCCTGGCTCGGACGAGCTTCAGAGTGAATATCTGCCGAAAATCCAGCGCGTGGCCGAGGCGTTGAACAACGAGGAAGGCACGCTGATCATTGCAGGCCATTCCGATTCCGTGCCGATTTCGACGGCGCGTTTTCCCAATAACACAGTACTTTCGCTGAAACGGGCCGAGGCGGTCATGGCCTATATGGCCACAATTCTCGATATTCCGGGCCGCATGTCGGCGGAAGGCCGCGCCGAATCTGAACCCATTGCCGATAATGGCACCCGCGAAGGCCGCGCCAAGAACCGG
This genomic window contains:
- the tssK gene encoding type VI secretion system baseplate subunit TssK — protein: MAWDNKVVWNEGLFLQPHHFQQQDRYIEALVGGVATSVAPYAWGVAELTIDEELLRLGKIALKTARGMTPDGAVFRVPSADDHPPAMDVPETIKNTVVYLTVPTRRHGATEVDLTGAEKSAARFRPAEVEVTNAVGTEKTPATLAVAKLRLGFALDVDDTSDMLVIPICRIIEVRSDNAVVLDKGFIPSCLDVRASPTLADFLQEVEGLLTHRCDALAGRLAESGPAKGAAEIQDFLLLQCVNRYLPMVRHLTHIENTHPSAMYEMLIGLAGELSTFMDSAKRLPDMKPYKHDDLTATFRDLMRALRQYLSAVLEQNAVKIALEARKYGISVAMVADKRLIGGAKFVLAAKAEVTPESLRRHFPTQVKIGPVESIRQLVNSALPGVEMRPLPVAPRQVPFNSGTTYFELDRDGPLWKQLTTSGGIAVHVAGDFPGLEMELWAIRNA
- the icmH gene encoding type IVB secretion system protein IcmH/DotU — protein: MSGDDPFAEPGDTEKTVVNLRPGGRAPARPGAPAAPAPPPPRAPQAPYDPYAQAPTPPPPAAPTAPPAQPSGAPAAARSGVDEAEFSTTGLNPLNAAAAPIFALIGRIRNRAQHTNPDALRGAVVREVQQFENRALQAGVHARNVNIARYALCATIDDVVLNTPWGGRSIWTQQSMVGTFHKETHGGDRFYDVLAKLEQDPANNLELLEFIYVCLSLGFEGRLRVEHQGTDKHLRIREGLARLIRANRGQAERALSPMWKGLKLGHKVLRAWLSVWVIAGVLAVVLSLAFTGLTFALSGDTERVQGQLATLGSSQEVELLRRAPPPPPPPPPPATVDQVGRVSEFLEAEIAEGIVEVFQTGNTLTIRIASEGAGLAMFGPGSDELQSEYLPKIQRVAEALNNEEGTLIIAGHSDSVPISTARFPNNTVLSLKRAEAVMAYMATILDIPGRMSAEGRAESEPIADNGTREGRAKNRRVEVILVR